One part of the Vidua macroura isolate BioBank_ID:100142 chromosome 14, ASM2450914v1, whole genome shotgun sequence genome encodes these proteins:
- the LOC128814401 gene encoding adrenodoxin-like codes for MAHGILGLMRPLRRGLNTSRTRLVFLCAVTEQHHSPAKRWAERGFSSTQGFQDAPGESSSEDQVTVHFINRDGERLTTTAKEGESLLEVVVNHNLAIDGFGACEGTLACSTCHLIFDKDAFQKLDAISDEELDMLDLAYGLTDTSRLGCQVCVKKSMDGLTVRVPMDVSDMRKQLEVGKQSKQ; via the exons atggctCACGGCATCTTGGGGCTCATGCGGCCCTTGCGGAGGGGACTGAACACCAGCAGGACTCGCCTcgttttcctctgtgctgtgaCTGAGCAGCACCACAGCCCAGCAAAGCGGTGGGCAGAAAGAGGCTTCAGCTCCACGCAAGGGTTCCAGGATGCCCCTGGGGAATCGAG CTCTGAGGATCAGGTGACAGTGCATTTTATAAATCGGGATGGAGAGCGACTAACGACCACAGCCAAAGAAGGGGAGAGTTTGCTGGAAGTGGTAGTCAATCACAACTTGGCCATTGATGGATTTG GTGCCTGTGAAGGGACATTAGCCTGCTCTACCTGTCACCTCATCTTTGACAAGGATGCCTTCCAAAAGCTTGATGCCATCTCAGATGAAGAGCTAGACATGCTGGACTTGGCATACGGACTCACTGACAC ATCACGCCTTGGCTGCCAGGTGTGCGTTAAGAAGTCGATGGATGGTCTGACAGTGAGGGTCCCCATGGATGTGTCGGACATGAGGAAGCAGCTGGAGGttggaaagcaaagcaaacagtaA